A genomic region of Notamacropus eugenii isolate mMacEug1 chromosome 3, mMacEug1.pri_v2, whole genome shotgun sequence contains the following coding sequences:
- the IARS1 gene encoding isoleucine--tRNA ligase, cytoplasmic, with protein sequence MVQQVPESISFPAEEEKILEFWTRFHCFKECLRQSKNRPRYTFYDGPPFATGLPHYGHILAGTIKDVVTRYAHQSGFHVDRRFGWDCHGLPVEYEIDKSLGIKGPEDVAKMGISEYNRQCRGIVMRYSAEWKVTISRLGRWIDFENDYKTLYPEFMESVWWVFRQLYDKGLVYRGVKVMPFSTACNTPLSNFESHQNYKDVQDPSIFVTFPLEEDETVSLVAWTTTPWTLPSNLALCVNPDLQYVKLQDATTGRILILMEARLAAVYKLESDYVILERFPGVSLKGKHYKPMFEYFVKCRENGAFTVLVDSYVKEEEGTGIVHQAPYFGADDYRVCMDSNIIQKDSVPICPVDASGCFTSEVTDFAGQYVKDADKNIIQAIKEQGRLLLAGTFSHNYPFCWRSDTPLIYKAVPSWFVRVEHMVDRLLENNDQCYWVPEFVREKRFGNWLKDARDWAISRNRYWGTPIPLWVSDDLEEVVCVGSVAELEDLTGLKVSDLHRESIDQLTIPSRQGKGPLHRVPEVFDCWFESGSMPYAQVHYPFENRREFEEAFPADFIAEGIDQTRGWFYTLLVLATALFGKPPFKNVIVNGLVLASDGQKMSKRKKNYPDPMSIISRYGADALRLYLINSPVVRAENLRFKEEGVRDVLKDVLLPWYNAYRFLIQNILRLQKEEEVDFLYNESAVRESGNITDRWILSSMQSLIGFFETEMAAYRLYTVVPRLVKFVDILTNWYVRMNRRRLKGENGTSDCVMALETLFSILFSLCKLMAPYTPFLTELIYQNLKTLIDPASVQEKDVLSIHYLMLPHVREDLIDKKIENAVSRMQSVIELGRVIRDRKTLPIKYPLKEIVVIHQDPEALKDIRALEKYILEELNVRQVTLSTDKKKYGIRLRAEPDHMVLGKRLKGAFKAVMASIKELTHEQLELLQQTGSLVVDGHELHTEDIRLLYTFEQASSHYEAHSDAQVLVLLDVTPDQSMVDEGMAREVINRIQKLRKKCNLVPTDDITVYYRSPSKGDYLDTIIQTHTDFILATIKAPLIPYPVPPSDKVLIQEVTQLKGSHLEITLTRSASPPAAPPTPACAYVNLNVCVNGKERGGVLLLENPKGDCQLDLMKLKGAVSSIFDLRAPELAVFHGKTEVVSKTDLLSLSGKTLCVTSGSPPAVVQNPDILCGFLNLQLLNAKPQECLMGQVGTLLLENPLGQKHLTYQGLLHETAKVFGLRSRRLRLFLNEAQTQEITEDVSMRSLNTHTVYVDVLPTTAEC encoded by the exons ATGGTCCAGCAGGTCCCAGAAAGCATCAGCTTTCCTgctgaggaggagaaaatctTGGAATTCTGGACGCGCTTCCATTGTTTCAAAGAATGCCTGAGGCAATCCAAAAACAGACCCCG ATACACCTTTTACGATGGGCCTCCGTTTGCAACGGGGCTTCCTCACTACGGACACATCCTGGCGGGCACCATCAAGGACGTTGTCACCAGATACGCTCACCAGAGTGGATTCCATGTGGACAGAAGATTTGGCTGGGACTGCCATGGCTTACCAGTG GAGTATGAGATTGACAAGTCCCTGGGAATCAAAGGGCCAGAGGATGTGGCTAAGATGGGCATCTCTGAATACAATCGTCAGTGCAGAGGCATCGTGATGAGATACTCAGCTGAATGGAAG GTCACCATCTCCAGGCTGGGCCGCTGGATTGACTTTGAGAATGACTATAAAACCCTGTATCCTGAGTTCATGGAGTCAGTGTG GTGGGTGTTCCGTCAGCTGTACGACAAAGGGCTGGTTTATCGAGGCGTGAAAGTGATGCCCTTCTCTACAGCCTGCAACACTCCGCTCTCCAACTTTGAGTCCCACCAGAACTATAAG GATGTCCAAGACCCTTCCATCTTTGTCACTTTTCCTTTGGAGGAAGATGAAACTGTGTCTTTGGTTGCCTGGACCACCACACCCTGGACTCTGCCCAGTAACCTGGCCCTCTGCGTGAATCCAGATCTTCAGTACGTGAAGCTTCAAG ATGCCACCACAGGAAGGATTCTGATCTTGATGGAAGCCAGATTGGCAGCCGTATATAAGTTGGAGAGTGACTACGTGATCCTTGAGAG GTTTCCTGGTGTTTCTCTCAAAGGCAAACACTATAAGCCAATGTTTGAGTATTTTGTGAAG TGTAGAGAAAATGGCGCCTTCACCGTGCTTGTGGATAGCTACGTAAAGGAGGAGGAAGGCACCGGCATCGTACATCAAGCACCATACTTTGGGGCT GATGATTATCGAGTCTGCATGGACTCCAACATTATCCAGAAAGACTCTGTCCCAATTTGTCCTGTTGATGCCTCTGGCTGCTTCACATCTGAGGTCACCGATTTTGCTGGGCAGTATGTGAAG GATGCTGATAAGAACATCATCCAGGCCATCAAAGAGCAAGGCCGACTACTCCTTGCTGGTACCTTCAGCCACAACTACCCTTTCTGCTGGAG GTCCGACACACCACTCATTTATAAGGCCGTCCCAAGCTGGTTTGTCAGAGTGGAGCACATGGTGGACAGACTTCTGGAGAACAATGACCAGTGTTATTG GGTTCCTGAGTTTGTGAGGGAAAAGCGCTTTgggaattggctcaaagatgcACGTGACTGGGCCATCTCCAGAAACAGATACTGGGGCACCCCGATCCCACTGTGGGTCAGTGATGACTTGGAAGAG GTGGTCTGTGTTGGGTCTGTGGCAGAGCTGGAAGATTTGACCGGACTCAAGGTCTCAGATCTCCACAGGGAAAG TATCGACCAGCTGACGATCCCGTCCCGCCAGGGGAAGGGTCCCTTGCACCGTGTGCCTGAGGTTTTTGATTGCTGGTTCGAGAGTGGGAGCATGCCCTATGCCCAGGTCCACTACCCCTTTGAGAACAGGCGGGAGTTTGAAGAAGCGTTCCCTGCTGACTTCATTGCCGAAGGCATTGACCAGACCCGCGGATG GTTTTACACTCTGCTGGTCCTGGCCACTGCACTCTTCGGGAAGCCTCCCTTCAAGAACGTGATAGTCAACGGGCTGGTCCTGGCCAG TGATGGTCAGAAAATGAGCAAACGAAAGAAGAATTACCCAGACCCGATGTCGATCATCAGCAGATACGGAGCTGATGCCCTGCG GCTGTACCTCATTAACTCCCCTGTGGTCCGAGCAGAGAATCTGCGATTTAAAGAGGAGGGGGTCCGAGACGTCCTCAAGGACGTCCTCCTCCCATGGTACAACGCCTATCGCTTTCTCATTCAGAATATCCTTCGTCTTCAGAAG gaggaggaggtggaCTTCCTTTATAACGAGAGCGCTGTGAGGGAGAGCGGTAACATCACCGACCGCTggattctgtcttccatgcagTCCCTCATTGGATTCTTTGAGACCGAGATGGCAG CTTACCGACTGTATACCGTGGTGCCGCGGTTAGTCAAGTTTGTGGATATACTGACCAATTGGTACGTCCGAATGAACCGCCGGCGGCTCAAG GGTGAAAATGGGACTAGTGATTGTGTCATGGCCTTAGAGACTTTATTCAGCATTCTATTCTCCCTGTGCAAACTGATG GCCCCCTACACTCCTTTCCTCACTGAGCTGATTTACCAGAACCTGAAGACCCTCATTGACCCAGCCTCTGTCCAGGAGAAAGACGTGCTGAGCATTCACTACCTCATGCTTCCTCATGTCCG AGAGGACCTGATTGACAAGAAGATTGAGAACGCTGTCTCCAGGATGCAGTCTGTCATTGAGCTGGGCCGAGTCATCCGGGACCGCAAGACCCTCCCAATCAAG tATCCTCTGAAGGAGATTGTGGTCATCCATCAAGATCCTGAGGCCCTAAAGGACATCAGGGCTCTGGAAAAGTATATCCTGGAG gagCTGAACGTTCGGCAGGTGACCTTGTCTACGGATAAGAAAAAGTATGGCATCCGGCTCCGAGCAGAGCCTGACCACATGGTCCTGGGCAAACGCCTGAAAGGGGCCTTCAAGGCTGTGATGGCGTCCATCAAGGAGCTGACCCATGAGCAGCTGGAGCTCCTGCAGCAGACTG GTTCCCTTGTCGTGGATGGGCATGAGCTTCACACAGAGGACATCCGCCTGCTGTACACCTTCGAGCAGGCCTCGTCTCACTACGAAGCGCACTCGGACGCTCAG GTCCTGGTACTCCTGGATGTCACCCCTGATCAGAGCATGGTTGATGAAGGCATGGCCCGGGAGGTCATCAACCGCATTCAGAAGCTCCGAAAGAAG TGCAATCTGGTCCCCACAGACGACATCACCGTATACTACAGGTCCCCCTCTAAAGGAGACTACCTGGACACCATCATCCAGACTCACACGGACTTCATCCTGGCCACCATCAAGGCTCCCCTCATCCCCTACCCGGTGCCACCATCGGACAAAGTGCTCATTCAGGAGGTGACCCAG TTAAAGGGCTCTCACCTGGAAATCACCCTCACCCGAAGCGCGTCCCCACCTGCAGCTCCACCCACCCCAGCCTGTGCTTACGTCAATCTGAACGTCTGTGTCAACGGGAAAGAACGAG GCGGAGTCCTGCTCCTCGAGAATCCAAAAGGAGATTGCCAGCTAGACCTCATGAAACTCAAAGGCGCCGTCAGCAGTATCTTTGACCTTCGTGCTCCCGAGCTGGCTGTTTTCCATGGAAAAACAG AAGTTGTCAGCAAAACCGATTTGCTGAGCCTCAGCGGGAAGACCTTGTGTGTGACATCAGGATCCCCCCCAGCCGTGGTCCAGAACCCTGACATTCTTTGTGGTTTCCTCAATCTACAGCTGTTGAATGCCAAGCCACAAG AATGTCTGATGGGACAGGTGGGCACGCTGCTCCTGGAGAACCCACTGGGCCAGAAGCACCTCACGTACCAGGGCCTGCTGCATGAAACTGCCAAAGTGTTTGGCCTGCGCAGCCGGCGGCTCAGGCTTTTCCTGAACGAGGCCCAGACTCAGG AAATCACAGAAGACGTCTCAATGAGGTCACTGAACACACACACGGTGTACGTGGACGTGTTACCCACCACCGCCGAATGTTGA